From the genome of SAR202 cluster bacterium:
CCGACGAAGCTCAGTTCGCCGTTGTCGTCGTACGACCCGAGTAGGAGGGCGCCGAAGGTGGAACCGCGCGAACGCTTGCCTTTCGTGTACCCGCCGACGATGAAGTCCTCTGACTGCGTGCCCTTGATCTTGAGCCATGATCCGGAGCGCTTGGCCGGCTCGTACACGCTGTCGCGGCGCTTGGCCACCATGCCCTCGAAGCCCATCTCCAGGACGGTGCGGAAGACCACCTCTCCTTCCCGGTCAAAGTGGCCCAGGTACCGCACGCGCTCTGTTGGCGCCATTGTCCTCTCAAGCAGCTCCTTGCGGCTAAACAGCGGCGAGGCCGTCAGGTCCCAGCCGCCGAGGTGGAGAAGATCGAACACGTAAAGGAAGACGGGGACCTCCGCCTCCGCGCGCTTGATGTCGCTCTCGCGGGTCAGGTGCATGCGCTGCTGGAGCAGTTCGAAGTCCGGCCGGCCATCGTCGTCGAACGCGACTATCTCCCCGTCCAGCACCGCGTCCGGGAGGCCCTGTGCTTTCAAGGGCCTCCCAGATGCGCTCCCGCATCTGCTCCTCCTGGCCGGGGCCGAGCTCCACGATGAACTGGCTGCCCAGGTTGCTCGTCATGATGACGACCGTGTTCTTGAAGTCGATGACGCGGCCGTGTCCGTCGGTGAGATGGCCGTCGTCCAGTATCTGGAGCAGGACGTTGAACACGTCCGGGTGCGCCTTCTCGATTTCGTCGAGCAGCACGACGGTGTAGGGCTTTCGCTTTACGGCCTCCGTGAGCTGGCCGCCCTCGTCGTACCCCACGTAGCCCGGAGGCGCGCCGATGAGCCTGGCGACCGAGTGCTTTTCCATGTACTCGGACATGTCTATTCGGACCATATTCTGCTCGTTATCGAACAGGAACTCCGCGAGCGCCCTGGCCAGCTCGGTCTTGCCGACGCCGGTGGGGCCGAGGAATATGAAGCTGCCGAGCGGCCGGTTGGGGTCCTGGAGGCCTGCGCGGGCGCGGCGAATGGAGTTGGCCACGGCGCGGATGGCCTCTTCCTGACCGACGACGCGGTCGTGCAGACGCTCCTCCATGTGGATGAGCTTCTGGACTTCGCCCTCCAGCAGGCGGCTGACGGGTATGCCGGTCCAGCGGCCGACGACCATTGCAATGTCCTCTTCGTCAACCTCGGTCTTGAAGAGGCTGGGCTTGCCTTTCTGGGCTGCCTGGCCGCCTTCGATGTCCTTGAGCGCCTGTTCCAGCTCCCTTCGCTTGCCGTAGGTCAGCTCCGCCACCCGGGCGAGGTCCTGCCGGCTTGTGGCGGCCTCTATCTCCTGTTCGACCTTTGCAAGGTCCTCGCGGATCTTCTGCTCGCCGCCGGAGACCTGCTTCTCCGCTTGCCACTGGAGATTGAGCGCCTTGCTGCGCTCCTTCAGGTCAGCAAGCTCCTTCTCGAGCGTTGCCAGCCGGTCCCGCGACGCCTGGTCGCGCTCCTTCTTGAGGGCGTGCTGCTCGATCTGGAGCTGCATGATGCGGCGCTCCACCTCGTCTATCTCCGCCGGGCGCGAATCGCGTTCGGTCCGGAGCTTTGAGGCGGCCTCGTCCACCAGGTCGATCGCCTTGCCAGGCAGGAAGCGGTCTGAGATGTACCTGTTCGAGAGCACGGCGGCCGAGACGAGCGCGGCGTCCTTGATGCGCACGCCGTGGTGGCGCTCGTAGCGCTCTTTGAGGCCGCGGAGTATGGAGATCGTGTCCTGCACGGAGGGCTCGCCCATCTTTACCGGCTGGAACCGGCGCTCCAGCGCGGCGTCCTTCTCGATGTGCTTGCGGTACTCGTCGAGCGTCGTCGCGCCAATGCAGTGTAGCTCGCCGCGGGCGAGCATGGGCTTGAGCATGTTCGAAGCGTCCATCGCCCCTTCGGCCGCGCCTGCGCCGACGACGGTGTGGAGCTCATCGATGAACAGGACGATCTTTCCTTCGGCCTGCTGCACCTCTTTGAGCGCGGCCTTGAGGCGATCTTCGAACTCGCCGCGGTACTTTGGTGCCGGCAATCAGGGAGCCCAGGTCCAGCGCGACGATGCGCTTGTTCTTGAACCCTTGAGGCACGTCTCCCTGCACGATGCGGCGGGCGAGACCCTCGACGATGGCGGTCTTGCCCACGCCGGGCTCGCCAATGAGGACGGGGTTGTTCTTGGTGCGGCGCGACAGCACCTGCACGACGCGCCGGATCTCCTCGTCGCGGCCTATGACGGGGTCCAGCTTGCCCTTCCGCGCATCTTCCGTGAGGTCGCGGCCGTACTTCTCCAGCGCCTGGTACTTGCCCTCCGGGTTGGGGTCGGTCACGCTCTGGCCTCCGCGGATAGACGTGAGCGCCTTCAGTATCGCGTCCTTCGTAACCCCGGCGCTCTTGAGGATCTGGGCCGCCTGCCCGTTGTAGCCGTCTGCGAGCGCGATAAGCATATGCTCGGTGGAGACATACAGGTCCTTCATGCGCGAGGACTCGCGCTCGGCGGCGTCCAGCACGCGCTCCATATCGCCGGACATGTACCGGTTGGCGGAACCCTGCACCGACGGCTGCTTCTTGAGGTAGCCGGACAGGCTGGTGTGGAGCGCCCGGGAGTCTGCGCCTGCGGCGCTCAGGACGCGCGGGGCGACGCCGTCCTCCTGCTCTATCAGGGCGAGCAGGAGGTGCTCCGGCGCAATCTGTGGGTGGCCCATCTGCTCGGAGAAGTCGTTGGCCTTGAGGACAGCTTCCTGTGCCTTTTCCGTGCATTTCTTGATGAACTGCTGGATATTCATGTGCAACCTCGACGACGTGGAAATAGGGCCGCGCTTATCCGCGCTTCGACCTCAGCTCCTTGAGCCTGCGAACGGTATCCAGCTCTTCCGGGCTGAGGGACCTTGGCATCACCGGACGTACGATAACATACAGGTCGCCCTTTGTCCCAGGTTCGCCCAGCTTTGGCATGCCAAGCCCGGACAGGCGCACTTTCTGGCCGTTCTGGCTGTAGGGCGGCACCTTTAAGCGGACCTTGCTTTTGAGCGTCTGCACTTCCGCCTCGCCGCCCAGTATGGCGTCCTCCATGGGCACGCTGACATCCGTGTACAGGTCGTCGTCCACGCGGGTTAACCGCTCGTGAGGCGTCACGACGATCTTCAGGAGGAGCTCCTGCCCTTCGGCTGGCTTGACGCGGACCGTTGAGCCGGTCTTGACACCCGCGGGAATCGTGACCTCAATCCACTTTGTCCCAGCGTCATTTGTGAGCGTAACTACGCGGGTTGTCCCGGTAAACGCCTCTTCGAGCGTCACCTCGACTGTGAGCTCCGAGCTCACGGGCCGCGGCGCCGCCCGCCCTGGCCGTCCGCGGCGGCGGAACAGGTCGCCGTAACCGCCCAGCAGGTCTTCGAGATTGAAATCGCCGAACCCCTCAGAGGGGTCGCCCGTTGTTGTGTGCGTCCATGTGAACGGCTCACCTGACTGGCGCTGCGCCTTAATACGGTCGGCATGCTTCCACTGGTCGCCGTACTTGTCGTACTTCTTGCGCTTCTCCGGGTCGGAGAGCACCTCGTAGGCCTCATTGATCTCCTTGAACCGGGCCTCTGCGTCCCTGTCCTTGGAGTTAAGGTCGGGGTGGTACTTGCGCGCAAGCTTCCTGAATGCCTGCCGGCTGTCCTTCTCGGTAGCCTGCCTTGAAACGCCCAGAACGGCGTAATAGTCCTTCGTTGTCGTGGCCATCTTCCCGCCCGGACGCCGCCCGTGGATTGCCCTCATCTGTTGCGGGCCGGGGCCAGCATCCCTCGTCCAATGCTTACACCGATGATACCATGAAAGTTATAGCAAATACAATAAATTGGGTGATTTCCAGGTACACTTCGCGCGTCCAACGAACAGTCCGAATCTGATAAACTCACGTCCGACGCGGCTGGGCCGCAGGAACAACATCGTGGAGGCGTCCATGGGTGCGCTGGGCATCGGTATAGTCGGGACCGGGCAGAGGGGGATGGGCTTCTTCGCCCCCTACATCAAGAACAATCCTCACCAGGCGCATCTTAAAGCCGTTGCGGATATCGACGAGGTGCGCCTGAAGAGTGCGGTGGACGACCTGGAGCGGACCGACCTGCGGCAGTATAACGGCGTGGAGGGGCTTCTGCGCGACCCGGAGGTTGAGGCCGTTGTGATAACTACGCCCGACAGCACGCACCGCGAGGTGCTGGAGAAGGTGCTCAAGGCCGGAAAGCACGCGATTTGCGAGAAGCCGATGGCGACGAGCATCGACGACGCAGTCGCCATGACAAGGATGGCGATGCGCACCGACAAAATAGTCCAGATCGGCTTCATGCTCAGGTACGCGCCGTTCTTCGTGAAGCTCAAGGAGCTGATAGCGGCGGGCGTCATAGGAGAGCTGCTACAGGTGAACGCCACGGAGATAGTCGAGTACCGCCATGGCGCGTCTTACTTCCGGCGGTGGCACCGGTTCAAGAGCTACAGCGGCGGACTGCTGGTGCACAAAGCCTGTCACACGTTGGACGTCATCAACTGGATTGTCGACTCTCCTCCGCACTGGGTGAGCGCCGTGGGCGGCATCGACACTTTCAACTACAAAGCCGGCGCTGCCGACCTGTGCCGCGACTGCCGGCACCTGCCCACATGCCCCGGGGCGTACAGGGAGGGGATGAAGAACTGGCTCTACCTCAGCCGCCCGGAGCGCAACGGGCCGAAGTCTCATAGCCGCGACCTGTGTGTGTACAACATCGAGAAGGACTCCGTGGACAACGCTGTGATGCACGCGGAATACGAGAACGGGGTGCGGCTGGCATATTCGTTCGCGACGACCGGTGCGCGGCACGAGCGGCACGTGCTCCTTGTGGGGCAGGCGGGGCAGATCCACGCGGGCCAGGCAGACGGGACGATCGTCATCGAGCCGGTGGGGGGAAAGCCGGAGACAATCACGCTGCCGGAGGAGCTTCGCGGCGAGCATGGGGGAGGGGACAGGCCGCTCATGGAGTCGTTCTTCAGCTGCGTCGCGTCCGGAGAAAAGCCGGTCGCGGATGTGCTCGCGGGCCTGTACAGCGTGTCGCTCGGCGTCGCGGCAACTCAGTCAATAGACAGGGACGGCGCCAAGATCGACCTTCGACCTGTCTTCGCCAGAGTGGGAATGTAGGCGATGACCGAGAGAACCTACACTGAATCTGAGCTCCGCCTGCGACTCTACAACCGCATGGAGGAGATGGTAGATGCGCTGGCGGGGCGGCTGGCGGACGACGTTTCGCCCATTGCCTCTGGCATCAGGATGCGTATCGAGCCGAATGACGACGGCACGTACTCCATCGCCGATCCCGCGCCGCTCCAGAACGCGATAAAGGAGTCCACGATGCAGCTTCTTGTGGAGTTCTTCAACTCCATGATCGTGGCGATGTTCGAGGAGGATGAGGCGCGCTAAAGAAAGAGGCCGCTCAAACGCGAGGGCGTTTGAGCGGCCGATTGTCGTCATGCTGGTGCCCAGGGCCGGACTCGAACCGGCACGGGATTTTAGTCCCAACGGTTTTTGAGACCGTCGCGTCTGCCATTTCGCCACCTGGGCACGCGCGTTGGAGGCAGGGGGCCACAGTATTATGGCGGTTGGCCCGGAGACAGGTCAACTTACATCTTCATCTTCTTCTGGCCGGACAGATACGAATCGGGCTCCTTCTGGAACGCGCGGTTGCAGCCCGGGCCACAGAAGTAGTACGTGGTCCCCTTGTATTCGAACTTGCCGCCGGGCGGCTTCTCCATGTTCACTTCCATGCCGCACACGGGATCGATTGCCACAGGACCCTTCTTGCCGATGAGCGGGATCTTCATAGTCGCCTTTTTTTCAAAATCTGCGTCTGCTGCGGGCTACTTCTTCGGCCGGTAGCCACGAAGCCTGAGCGAGTTGCTTATTACGGTAACGGAGCTAATCGCCATCGCGCCCGCGGCCATGATGGGATTCAGGAAGCCGTACTCCCCGAAGACCGGGCGCAGGCGATCAGGTATACCGCCGTCCGAGAAAAACGGGTAGAGGATGCCGGCGGCCACCGGGATGAGCGCGACGTTGTATGCGAACGCCCAGAAGAGGTTTTGCTGGATGTTGCGCATCGTCGCCCGGCTCAGCCCAATCGCAGCGGAGACGCCCCGGAGGTCGCCGCTGACGAGCGTCACATCCGCCGCCTCGATCGCGATGTCGGTCCCGGTGCCGATGGCGATGCCCACGTCCGCCTTGGCCAACGCGGGCGCGTCGTTGATGCCGTCGCCGACCATCGCCACCCGTTCTCCGCCCGACTGCAGCGCCTTGACCTGCGCCGCCTTGTCGCCGGGCAGCACGTTTGCGACAACGTTGTCTATGCCGACCTCTCTCCCTATGGCCTCCGCCGTCGCGCGGTTGTCGCCGGTGAGCATCACTACCTTCAGGCCATGCCGCCGCAGCGCGGCGATCGCCTCCTTTGAGCCCTGTTTGAGGGGGTCGGAGATCGCAATCGCGCCCTTAATCTCAGCGTCAATCGCAGCATAGACCACAGTCTTGCCCTGTGAGGCAAGAAGAGAAGCCTTGTCGCCCACGCCGTCGAGCCGCACGAGCGCGGCATCCATCAGCGCGCGGTTGCCTACGAGCACGTTTGTCCCATCGATACGGGCTTCCACGCCCTTGCCGGTGACCGATGCGAACTCGCTTGCGGTCGATAGGGACAGGCCCCGCCGGCGCGCCTCGGCAACGATCGCCTGCGCGAGGGGGTGTTCCGATGTGGCCTCGGCGGATGCCACCACCCGCAAAAAGGCGTTCTCGTCCATGCCGTAGGAAACAATTTCGGTGACCGCCGGCCGGCCGGCCGTAAGGGTGCCCGTCTTGTCCAGGACGACAGTTGTGACCTTCTGTAGCTGTTGCAGCGCTTCCGCGTTCCTGAAGAGTACGCCGAGCTGTGCCGCTTTGCCGGTGCCCACCATTATCGCCGTGGGCGTTGCGAGGCCCATCGCGCAAGGGCAGGCGATGATGAGCACGGAGACGGCGGTCAGGATGGCGTACTGGTAAGACGGTG
Proteins encoded in this window:
- a CDS encoding J domain-containing protein encodes the protein MATTTKDYYAVLGVSRQATEKDSRQAFRKLARKYHPDLNSKDRDAEARFKEINEAYEVLSDPEKRKKYDKYGDQWKHADRIKAQRQSGEPFTWTHTTTGDPSEGFGDFNLEDLLGGYGDLFRRRGRPGRAAPRPVSSELTVEVTLEEAFTGTTRVVTLTNDAGTKWIEVTIPAGVKTGSTVRVKPAEGQELLLKIVVTPHERLTRVDDDLYTDVSVPMEDAILGGEAEVQTLKSKVRLKVPPYSQNGQKVRLSGLGMPKLGEPGTKGDLYVIVRPVMPRSLSPEELDTVRRLKELRSKRG
- a CDS encoding Gfo/Idh/MocA family oxidoreductase, which translates into the protein MGALGIGIVGTGQRGMGFFAPYIKNNPHQAHLKAVADIDEVRLKSAVDDLERTDLRQYNGVEGLLRDPEVEAVVITTPDSTHREVLEKVLKAGKHAICEKPMATSIDDAVAMTRMAMRTDKIVQIGFMLRYAPFFVKLKELIAAGVIGELLQVNATEIVEYRHGASYFRRWHRFKSYSGGLLVHKACHTLDVINWIVDSPPHWVSAVGGIDTFNYKAGAADLCRDCRHLPTCPGAYREGMKNWLYLSRPERNGPKSHSRDLCVYNIEKDSVDNAVMHAEYENGVRLAYSFATTGARHERHVLLVGQAGQIHAGQADGTIVIEPVGGKPETITLPEELRGEHGGGDRPLMESFFSCVASGEKPVADVLAGLYSVSLGVAATQSIDRDGAKIDLRPVFARVGM
- a CDS encoding YHS domain-containing protein, with amino-acid sequence MKIPLIGKKGPVAIDPVCGMEVNMEKPPGGKFEYKGTTYYFCGPGCNRAFQKEPDSYLSGQKKMKM
- a CDS encoding copper-translocating P-type ATPase; the encoded protein is MAIETKQPQSTDMEKVQLSIGGMTCASCVRHVEHALSGVDGVRSATVNLATEKATVEYAPGAVSLGDLRFAVEDAGYSIAGVGDDVGEDETPRDQKLLLAKVALSLGVSFFIMVLMSLPHDITMDLPFRMELLLLALATPVQFWAGWRFYASTWGALKHFTANMNTLIAVGTSVAYFYSVFATIFFNSSFFRSFEAHTYFETSTAIIGLVLLGKYLEARAKRRASNAIKALIGLQPQTARVVRHGKETDMRVEDVEVGDRVAVRPGEKVPVDGEVLDGRSWIDESMLTGESVPAEKKPGDSVYGGTVNTTGALVFKTTRIGRDTALSQIIRLVEEAQGSKAPIQRLADLISAYFVPAVIGAAALVFIAWLVFGPSPSYQYAILTAVSVLIIACPCAMGLATPTAIMVGTGKAAQLGVLFRNAEALQQLQKVTTVVLDKTGTLTAGRPAVTEIVSYGMDENAFLRVVASAEATSEHPLAQAIVAEARRRGLSLSTASEFASVTGKGVEARIDGTNVLVGNRALMDAALVRLDGVGDKASLLASQGKTVVYAAIDAEIKGAIAISDPLKQGSKEAIAALRRHGLKVVMLTGDNRATAEAIGREVGIDNVVANVLPGDKAAQVKALQSGGERVAMVGDGINDAPALAKADVGIAIGTGTDIAIEAADVTLVSGDLRGVSAAIGLSRATMRNIQQNLFWAFAYNVALIPVAAGILYPFFSDGGIPDRLRPVFGEYGFLNPIMAAGAMAISSVTVISNSLRLRGYRPKK